The genome window agatagatggatagatggaaagatagatggatagataaaATGGCAGATATTTTTGGGATTCTTTGCCATTTTTCAAAGCTTAAATACATCTTTTGTTAAACCTTTCGCCCCGCCAGCATAACTTCATTAgtcccattttttaaaatatattgataGATTGATGGAtagaaataagtatttaaatagAGATATTAGGATGAAGATGgataaaaataactaaagacATTTTGATAATGGCAGAAATCTCAAATATTCACTATTCAAAGgcttttttaatttagctaCAGCGTTTAGTTTTGGCAATGCAATTCTGAAAACCCAGACTCCtcaataaaacaagaagaaatagaaataggaACCATTTTTCTCTGCCGGGATAACTTCATTAGTCCTGTAATGAATAGGTTTAGATGCATAGATAGATTGatggaaagatggatggatataaGGGTTTAAATAGAGATATAAAGACAAATTGATGGATCCAAATCACTGAAAACAACCCTTTTTGGATAGTATAGCCTTTAAATAGCAGACATCTCAAATATTCAGGATTTAAAGACTTTATTTCCAGATGCACAACAGCTACAGCGTTTCAGCAAAGACATTCTGAAGTCCCAAGCTCTTCGAACAAttcaacataaatataaaaacaacagaaaatagtGCAATAAGAAATAGAAACACAGGAAATAGGATTTATTTGAACTTATTTGTCCCAGTCCACAAACATCTACTCTTATTCGTTTCTCTCCGCCAAAGTAGCTTCATTAGTCCCGtaatgaacttttttttacatcaaattaTCCCATTACGTCTGACATAAACAACCCGCAGGGCCACCTCTGATTGGCCGGCCGCGGGGTCACGTGTCCCGCGCGGCCGTCCGTCTATTTGACAGCCGCAGGATGGCTGGAtgccagaggggggagaaagagacagagagaggggagagaaagaaaaattaGTATTCTCCTACCAGCCTCGCTATAAATCAATCATGGACTCCTTCGTGGTGAGCTGTAAATACGCTGAGCCGCAGTTCCCGCCTTGTGAAGAAGATTACAGTAATTTTAGTGACCAAGGGGGGTTTTACAACAACCCCCAGGACAGTGGGAGTTATGGAGGGGCATATCAGCCAACATACACACCACAACAAACCGGCTATCACTCTCTGCAGGGGCATCGCCGGGAGGATGGAGAGGACCAGTCGCTGCACCAAGGTGTGCCAATACGCACTGGCTACAGGGCGGCAGAAGCGCCCGGGAAGGAGGCCCGGTTCTCGGTGGGGGAGCTGCAGTGCCAAGCCTGGATGACCTGTGCAAAGCCCGCTCAGGTGCAAAGGAAAACGGCCTGCCAGGGGAAGGACAAGGCGCCTATTGTTGTCTACCCGTGGATGAAGAAAGTGCACATCGCTCATGGTGAGATACAGCCTCCAAATGTGATCTTTCTATCTCCAAATATAAGtctcttcatcctctctgtATCGGTTTGCCTGATTCCAATTCAATTCaaatgctttattgtcatatgcacagtagctgcaGTGTTATGGAAATATTATGTCCCAGGCTCCTCAGACAATGCACCATAAAATATATGGCATAAAACGAATAAATACAActaagaaaagaagaaacagagtagaAAGAAAAGTGTGCAGAGAGATCGTGCAAGACCAATGTGCAAGAAATGCAGGAGCAGTTAATATATATACAAGTCAAATATATCAAGATGAGCTCAAAATAGAATGTGAAATGAAATCCTGTACGGTGAAATAACATATTGCATATTGTAGTAATACATAAGAGTAATGCAAACAGAGGAATGATATGAAGTTGTGAAGGCAGAGAGCTCAGGCCATGTTTacgttttgttttgtctgcaaGGAggtctttctttccctctctctctgtctttctttctttctgtctttctttcttgtgtTCTAGTGTCCATTTGTGAGCACCGTTTTTGTTGTCGAGTTATTTATGATCTCAGTGAGAGTCAGAGAGAATTACAACCCCTATAAAGTTTTATGGCCCTGCCACagtgtgcgcgcgcgcgcgtgtgtgtgcgctgcGGTTGTACAAAGCTGCAAGTTAAAAGTAAGGCTCGTTTCTTGGACCTCTTCCTGGTCGACCACGAATAAAAATGACCACATGATAAAATCTGCaatatttttcacattgtttttcattttaaatttcgTCGTggcatatttttttatttatgttaatttGGTGTTTAGGGTTCTTTTTAGTCCctattttttatatgtaaaatgAAACGAATAAACAAAAACGATTGATGAAATTATCTTTCTCTAATTCTTTTCTATTGTATTCATTTCTAATATTATATGACATATGTTCTCTTTATTATTCAGATAAATTATGTTTGAAGTCTGCTTTTCATTCTTATaattttggggggaaataagttaaataaaggttcaataaatgaaattaaatataacGAAAAACATCTGGCTTTATTCTATTTCCCTGTTTTCataattataatttgtattaatatttttagaaattaaaacataatatgaagaatacaaaaaatatttgattaaatattaattgtatttgttatattttacttGCAGTTAATCCCAACCATATGGGTCCGGAGCCAAAGCGCCTGCGCACAGCCTACACGCGCCAGCAGGTGTTGGAGCTCGAGAAGGAGTTCCACTTCAGTCGGTACCTCACGCGCCGCCGCAGGGTGGAGGTGGCGCACACCCTCTGCCTGAGCGAGCGGCAGGTAAAGGTGTGGTTCCAGAACCGGCGCATGCGCTGGAAGAAGGACAACAAGCTGCCCAACACCAAAGGACGGAGCAAGAACAAGAAGGCGGcggaaataaataacaacaacactaataacaacaataacaacaacagtgatAGTATCGTGAAGGCGGGGATAACCGTCTGAACACAGGAGAGGAGTTTGGGTACATGTTTATCCACCATTACGGTTCTTTTGAAATCTCCTTTATGCTGTTATAATTTGCTTCCCACTTCTACGGTCGACCAAATGTTGGTTGTAGTTCAAAGGATTTGCAATCGGGGACATGTAAACAATACGAAAATGCTATTTGAAGGAAAATAGGTCATTGGAAACCAGTCTAAAGCATACAGAGTTTACATTTTAGGGGGGAAATGCGCCTAAAAGTGCATCAAACCCACAAAAGAAACTAAGATAGCGCGACAGGTCTTTTAAGATATCCTCCGTTTGACTACGTCTTCAGATTCAAGAGGTTTTTTCtgtcaatatattttaaagtgtatatGTTCTTGTCCCAAATGCAATCTGAACTGTATGTTTGTCTCTCCAAAACTAAGGGTGCTAAACTGAGGGTGGCTGAAGCTAAACTGCTTTAAAGCGCATGCAGGATATCGATCTATAGGGGGATATAAATTCCCTTATGCTTTATATTCCAACTTTTACTCTGAAATGTTCATAAATATGTTGTTATTAGGGAATATTGCACTACGGCCATTTATGCTGTTGCACGTAGTGAAACAGGAAGCGGAAGACCTCTGTTTAGATGTACACATACCAGCACTTTCAGCTGCTCATGACATGTTCGATTATACAACATTCCATTTGTTCACTTGCTTTAATGGACGATTGCAGTGAAATGACAATAATCGAACATGTCATGAGCAGCTGAAAGTGTTGGTATGTGTACATCTAAACAGAGGTCTTCCGCTTCCTGTTTCACTACGTGCAACAGCATAAATGACCGTAGTGCAATATTCCCTAGTTATGAAGAGAACGCAGTCTGATATTTCATTAATTGAAACAGATTTTGAGTCTTTGGGTTAGCTAACCTCCAAGGATGGTCTCACATCTCTCATGGTGAAATTTAGGGAATTTTAGACTTCCGGTTTTTAAGGGGGAACGGTGCCTGGTTGGAGAATCTTTTGGAGAAAACAGGGTTTAATTTCTACAGGGTAAACATATTACAGGGTTTTATAACAGCTACCTAAAAGATAAAATAGCTTAACTTATGAATATGTACATTACCAAAATGTTGTTTGGCGCTTAAAGGAGAAATTAATAGACATAGGGGCTGACTTGTTGGTCacatattgttttactttgtacaGAAACAtccaaaaacaatgcaattttTTGTAGGACAAGAAGCCATATCGAACAGATTATCTCCAAAAGTGAATtcactttttaacttttttattttgcgGGGGAAACTCATACATTTTTACGCGcaagaaatacaataaattgGAGGTACAGGTTTTTAATGCACGAGGCCGATTGTAAATCCAAAGTGTTTCCTCAGGGTTACAGggttttaataaacacaactttctgaagcttttgttgtttgtttttagcacCGAGGGGTTTTAAAAGGACCCTCTTTTAAATGATATGTCCTCGCTTTGATTCCAGTGTAATATGCTATTGTTTTGTATTAGCCTACGCCAgtacttatttttctttgtattacTTACATATTTTATTCCTAGCAGCAAGcatctctgttttattttgtatgttggtgatctttggaaaaaaataagagcaaCTCTTTGTGTGAAATTTTtatatgtgtaaatgttttgataaaataTTAGAtgatgaaaagtaaaagtaaaaatataataaaaaaggtttcaaaCTACAAAACTGCGCTCTTattaccctcacacacacacggacacacgcAGATACACACATGTTGGATGATCCATGAGAGTGATGAAGACACAAAACTTGTCTTATTATaaattaaagacacatttataacCTTAATATTTTCTCAAACAACGAATCCAACAGTCTTGGGTACAAAACAATCCCCTTTAAATGAAAATGGATCAATTTATGTTTAAAGAGTAAACAGATTTTTAATAAACACTTTAGGATTGCTATCCCGGGTGCTTCAAGCCACCTGAGGTCAGCCAAGATACACATCTATTTATAGGCCGTGATATCTTTACTGtgaagctttttaaatgtggagATTTCGTCCCTGGGGAGGATATAAAATGTGCTGCAAATTATTCCTGCGGATAAACGCTGATCCCTAACATTTAATCAAAACGACAGATCGCTTTATCCGCTGTTCGAAAGCCATGACAGGGATAAAGTAACGTCAGGACTATAggcattatatatatatacacacacataatggCATTATTGTTACCGTCTCCATATGTTTTAAAATCCTTCTAAGACATTCGGGGGATCTTAAACATAAGGTTGCTGACATTTGCGCATTTTACGCATTGTTTACGCACAGAGCAGGGCTACATGAGGTGAAAGAcaagactgtgtttgtgtgtgtgtgtgtgtgtgtgtgtgtgtgtgtgtgtgtgtgtgtgtgtgtgtgtgtgtgtgtgtgtgtgtgtgtgtgtgtgtgtgtgtgtgtgtgttttaaatgggTGGATGCAAGGGAAATGAGCGTCGAGAGCCATTAATTGGTGGCTTCCGGTTGAGTCGAGTTAATGCGCAGGAGAGGCACAAGGGGGTTGACAACTATATCACATGCTGGAGATTCAGGCAGACCAACAGAAGTCCAGATAAACACTCCAACCAAAGACAAAAGCTATTTGTACTCTTCATGCCTACATTTTGAGATTGTGACCACATAAAAGTGATGGGTATTTCACTCGTTTTGCTCCACAGTACACAGATTTTGATGATACATTTTGTGATATACTTTTAAAGAATACAGGAACGACAGCACCTTTATGGTGATAACCAATATTGCCATTATATGGATATCTTAGTCGAAATTGTAACAAGtccaaaaaaatacatttacttgaTAACTGTGCATTAAGCCGTTGGAGATTACCAGAGtgcaaaacaggaaatgtttgttATTCTGAGAGAAATTCAAACTCTATAACTGTTCCTATTTTGTAATACCCGGATAGCATGTGTTAGTGCCTGGTGGACCCTGTTTATCACCAACCTGcttcctgcagtctgactgtGGAGAATCAGGAACGCTCTCTGCTGGTTGAAATCAATCATGCAGCCTGGAATAGAAAGGCACAACAAACATGTCTATAAAATCTCCACCTTTTAGATTTGTTTCAGATCATTTGGATGTTTTGACTTTTAATACACATATGGGATTAGCTATAAATTCCATCCATTAGAAACATGGGACAGTATGACAGGGCAGTGGGATACAACTGGATTTGattaacattcatttaattattgtcaTGAAGTGATACATAAATATGGACGCATGCAGATTCATGAAAACACACCAGTAATAAAAGACAACTTTTTAAAAGCATACAATGTTCAATGTGAACAGTTTATGTCTAAATTCGCGGTAGAGTTTTATTGGACATCAATATGGGGggttttctgtcattttctcaCCCTGGATAAATTAACACTACACCATATAAAGTACTGAATGTAGATACATGAGCCTTACAAAAAATCAGACATCCCTATTCCACACAGTTAGACTCACATCAGCTGCAGCAGACAGTTTAGCTAATGCGTAAAGCGGAACTGAAAACAATCTGAGTTACATTTCCTCCTCGGGACATTAATCACAGACGGACCAGTCAGTGACTGCAGAACAGCGACTTGCCCTTAAACTCGCATACAGTGGAAATAACCTTtgatatttcaattaaataactCGTTTTGAATCCATAAGGACATATAAGCTTCACCATGTCTCTTGCGGCAGAGGCTTTCGTGTCGCAGATGGCAGGTAAGGCGTTGACTTtgcttgtattatttatttgtatgtctaTTCTGTCTTTTACAGCTGTTTTCTATGAGATATCAATTTTCTGTGGGTATTTTAAGAGCTGTAAACAGTCTACTGTGAGGCACTGTGACGCAATTCttgtatgaaaggtgctatataaataaagcttatattaatattattgtagGGGTTAAGATAGCCTTAGCCTGCTACCATAAGCTAACGTGTACACGCTTTCGTTACACACAAGTGACACTAGTCGTGTAGTGAAGCAGGACATTTCTGTCATAACAGTAACAATGGTTGTCCTTGTCCACATGTATACATTTATGTAGGAAACATTAGCTTACTTAGCCTAGCTTTCATATAGGAGGACTGTCAAATTAGCTAAATGTTGGTGTCCTGAGTGGCTACGACTCTAAAGCATGTATTGTTGGATCACAACTCTAATATTGCTTTTTAACAGATTAATGTTAGATGTACAAACCAAAGAAATGACGGAAAATTGTAGTGGGAACAGTTCAGGTGGATTAACGTCGATGACAGCATTGTTTACGAGTTACAAATCAGTATTTACTATCAACTAAGTGCGGCTAAATAGTAATGTCAACCACTGACGTCAGAGCCAGGATGGGCGAATAACTTCTTTGTTGCTCAAATTGAGTGCCGATTGTCGCTGTTGTGCTCAGTGCTGCCACTGGTGGTCGGAAGCAGTACTGTCATTAATACTTGTTTAGAACCATTAAGAACCATAGGCTGACGTAATATAACTTCCCGCCGTTAGGAGCAGCAGTGAGTGCAGCTAGATAGAAGAACTACATCTAGAGCGGGAATGCGCCATGTTGGATTTTACATCGGTTGTGTAGAAACGAGTGACATGTACCGACAAAACCTCACGGAACATCgtgtctttttcattttataaacCCCTGACGTAATATTTACCCCCCCTGAACTGTTCATAACAACTTGACCTGCCTCCATAAGGGATTACAGTTTCAAATTGTTTCCGATTAGCACGTTTATTGACGTGTTATGACTGAAATGCACCGGTTTTTAGGCTGAGCTAAACATGACCATATACAGTATGGTGTCTTTGCTTATGGTCTGTTAGCGTATAGTTAGATTGCTAATAATGGGGACACATATCTAACTTGAATTACATGTATGACACAATTAAATACGAGGATGTTAACTGGTAAACTCACCAGCAATATACTATCATACTACTATATACTATATCACCCAAGTATACTGTAAATCTTTAtacatttgtgtgtctgtttttggcATTGACAGCTGCTGAGCCATGGCCTGAATCTGCCACCTTATACCAACCACTGAAGGGTGagtctgtgttttgttaaagGGAGAaacattattaatttaaaaacaactggAATATAAAGTTCCTTTTGCCCAGGAATTCATGCAAATGTTCCATTAGAATACATCTAACTATTTCACTTTGTATGTATGTTATTGTTGCACCagaataaatgtaatcattgcACCATATCCAGATATTTTGTAGCTGTTGACattactttgttgttgttgttttcccagAGGATCAGATTCTGCTGTCAGACTGCGCTTCATCTCTTGCTGTTCAGGTGAAATACTGTTTCTGTACATTTTCATCAAATATAAAAGTGTTTATCAAGCATATTTTGGCCGGATGTTTACTTCTGCATGCATCATGTCCATCTGTAGATTTGTGTAGTACTTCATAGATGATTCTCCTTTGCAGGCATACCTCAGGATGTGTGGTCTACCTGTGCAGGTGGTTTGCAAATCAAATGCTGAATACATGTCTCCCTCTGGTAAGTACACAAGCTGCTCACACAAGCATGctatcattgttttattatttattctgtacCTTTACCTTGGggtttatatttaataaatagaTTTTATAGGGTTCTCTTTTCTCACCCTTGCTTTGTCTTGTTTAcgtgtctctctgcaggtaaGATTCCTTTTATCCACGTAGGAAACCAGGTGGTGTCAGAGCTGGGGCCGATTGTGCAGTTCACTAAAGCTAAGGTGTGTATCACAGATATCAAAGTTATGGACTTTTAGCTAAACAGTCAGACATTCATCACCTAAAAGTGTCatcaataaaagtcatattatgagatgtgttattttgaaaagttaGGGAGAAAAATGAGCTTTATTGTCAAGTTAAAGCACCCACTTATTTCTTCTCAGGGTAATTCTCTGAGCGATGGATTAGATGATGTTCAGAGAGCTGAAATGAAAGCGTACATGGAGCTCGTCAACAACATGCTGCTCACTGctgaggtacacacacacacatacacacacacacacacacacacacacacacacacacacacacacacacacacacacacacacttccaagCAAATAAACATACATCTCGGAAACAATACAAAGTTAGAAGTTTTTGTAATTATCCATATTTCTATACCACTTCTAATTCaagtctcctctcctctccgcaGTTATACATCCAGTGGTGCGATGACGCTACAGCTGCAGAGGTGGGTTTAATTCTCAGTAGGTGTGGGTAAGATGTGACAGTGATGGTTCCCTCTTgataacgtgtgtgtgtctgttgtgtgtaGATCTCCCGCCCCAGGTACAGCAGTCCTTACTCGTGGCCTCTCAGTAACATCCTGGCCTATCAGAAGCAGTGGGAGGTCCGCAGGAAGATGAACGCCATCGGCTGGGGAGGGAAAACCCTGGAGCAGGTTTGCaaccacctcttttcaccctctgtctgaaaccagagcccagtctgctctgattggttagctggccggctctgttgcgattggttgactgcatagagatgtcccgccccttaaaaaacaaaaacattaaatacttgttttccttttgtctgtTTCAGGTGTATGAGGATGTGACTCAGTGCTGCCAGGCTCTCTCCCAGAGGCTTGGAACACAACCGTTCTTCTTTAATAAACAGTatgtatctctgtgtgtgtgtgtgtgtgtgtgtgtgtgtgtgtgtgtgtgtgtgtgtgtgtgtgtgtgtgtgtgtgtgtgtgtgtgtgtataatagAGTGGTCTTATTActtcttgtaaatgtaaaagatgTCAGAAAATCTGATTTTTAATAGCATGTCCCTAAATTAAAGTGAAAATCGTCAGTTGAATGGATGATTTCAGCAAtatcaaactgtgtgtgtgtgtgtgtgtgtgtgtgtgtgtgtgtgtgtgtgtgtgtgtgtgtgtgtgtgtgtgtgtgtgtgtgtgtgtgtgtgtgtgtgtgtgtgtgtgtgtgtgtgtgtgtgtgtgtgtgtgtgttgaagacCCACAGAGCTGGACGCGCTGGTGTTCGGTCACCTCTTCACCATCCTGACCACCAGACTGACCAGCACGGAGCTTGCCGAGCGGATCAAGAGCTACAGTAACCTGCTGTCGTTCTGCCGGCGCATCGAGCAGACGTACTTTGAAGACAAGAGCTCCTGAAGGAAGGAGCATTATTCATCTCTGCTTCATCTCCTCCTGTACAGTCATTCCCTTCCTGTAGCACTGAGAGGCTAAACACTGCTcgtattcacacacacacgtgtccCTTTGTGACTCACGCTTTCATTCTCCTTTTTGTGCCGTGCTTGTACATTGTTGCATGCTGCTGATGGGACTAATGTTTCCACTGCACATAGATAGATATATCTTAAAGTAGATAAGTTGAGGCCATCTTAAAGCAACCTAAAGGACATTATTTATCATTCTTATGGGTATTATAagacacatatatatatatatatatatatatatgtaaaatagATGTTTTCAAGttaaacacagaagaaaaaatgtaagaaaacacTTCCTGATTTGCATAACTCTTTTAGTTGAACGTTAAGACA of Eleginops maclovinus isolate JMC-PN-2008 ecotype Puerto Natales chromosome 22, JC_Emac_rtc_rv5, whole genome shotgun sequence contains these proteins:
- the LOC134859013 gene encoding homeobox protein Hox-D4b-like is translated as MPEGGERDRERGEKEKLVFSYQPRYKSIMDSFVVSCKYAEPQFPPCEEDYSNFSDQGGFYNNPQDSGSYGGAYQPTYTPQQTGYHSLQGHRREDGEDQSLHQGVPIRTGYRAAEAPGKEARFSVGELQCQAWMTCAKPAQVQRKTACQGKDKAPIVVYPWMKKVHIAHVNPNHMGPEPKRLRTAYTRQQVLELEKEFHFSRYLTRRRRVEVAHTLCLSERQVKVWFQNRRMRWKKDNKLPNTKGRSKNKKAAEINNNNTNNNNNNNSDSIVKAGITV
- the mtx2 gene encoding metaxin-2 is translated as MSLAAEAFVSQMAAAEPWPESATLYQPLKEDQILLSDCASSLAVQAYLRMCGLPVQVVCKSNAEYMSPSGKIPFIHVGNQVVSELGPIVQFTKAKGNSLSDGLDDVQRAEMKAYMELVNNMLLTAELYIQWCDDATAAEISRPRYSSPYSWPLSNILAYQKQWEVRRKMNAIGWGGKTLEQVYEDVTQCCQALSQRLGTQPFFFNKQPTELDALVFGHLFTILTTRLTSTELAERIKSYSNLLSFCRRIEQTYFEDKSS